Below is a genomic region from Haloferax sp. Atlit-12N.
CCGTCGAAGGTGTCGACATCGTTCCGGAGCACAATATGCTCTCAGATTTAGCCGATTTTCTCCAGCGAGAGAAAGACCAGGCAGAGGCCATGGGCGAAGCATTCGGGATGCACGCACAGTTACTCCGTGTGCTCCGCGAGGCCGGCGTCCCAGAGGAGTACGATGTACTGATCTGTGACCCACCAGCAACTGAAGGGCCACACCTCTACAACGCGATTCACGCGACGCGGTCGCTTGTCATCCCCGTCGAACCAAGCGCAAAGGGCCGTGCAGCAGTTGAAGGGCTTGAGGCTCTCGTCGCCGGGTTTGAAGACCAACTCGAGATTGACGTTGGTGTGCTCGCCGCCGTGCCAACCGGATTCAAAAACACACGTGATCAACGGCAGGTACTAGCTGAAATCGACTATCCGATCCCAGAGATCATCAGCGAGCGTGCCTCCCTGATGGAGGGGTGCTGGATGGAGCAATGTTCGGCGTTCAAATACGTCCGTGAACATCGTGATCGTCGCCGT
It encodes:
- a CDS encoding ParA family protein: MLTYSTYSEAGGVGKTTTAANLAVAHARAGLKPLVVPLDPQDGDLSRLFGVDDQRTDSVDNIVRHMIRRPNGDFEDLIRTVEGVDIVPEHNMLSDLADFLQREKDQAEAMGEAFGMHAQLLRVLREAGVPEEYDVLICDPPATEGPHLYNAIHATRSLVIPVEPSAKGRAAVEGLEALVAGFEDQLEIDVGVLAAVPTGFKNTRDQRQVLAEIDYPIPEIISERASLMEGCWMEQCSAFKYVREHRDRRRDYEIETLAQFDRIARHLEEQVGIEAPNPPEPGDVDHEVVTV